From the genome of Ptychodera flava strain L36383 chromosome 13, AS_Pfla_20210202, whole genome shotgun sequence:
GCATTTTTCTTACAAACGCAAGTGTATTTGAATCACTAATGTGGTATAACACTGAAATAATGGATTGTAATAATTACATGTTTTGAAATCAGCCAGTAAAAACAGAATCTTCCATTTGATTGTAACCAAAGAAATTGTGCCACAATAAGATTTTTGCTAACACCCGTTTTTAATGCTTTTATGACGTTCATTTCACGGTGTTTAAATTCATCAAAGCAGAAAGAGTAAAAAGGCGTTTTCTTAGTAATCATGCCTTCGTTATTTCCTTTCTGGTTGgtgtaaaaatgtacaaatattgtGGTTACTCATGGAAAGGAAATCCAAACAAGGAAAATACGATAACCATTTTCCTTTCATAACAGATAATCTAAGCCTACTGGTACAATTTAGTTTTGATCTTCCATTATGATAGTATGTATAGATCTTCTCCAGCATGTCTACGAGATGAAGGAACATCAAAGCTACAAAACACCAAAGAAAGTAACACCTTGTATTTATGCTATCACTATCAGGATCCttatttttgggggggggggggttactgtTTTAGATGAATACCACCTGAATGCATAGTTGAAGGATTTaatcaaccctttgagtgctgtaattttctccccgccaaaattttagtgcaaaatttttgtgaatttttctgtaattttttgataattttggaccaaatgaacatcacatttcatttgcttacagttctcaaaattttgggaaaaaactgagaaaaattgactggggtttattttataaggggacaaaaatagactttggctcTCAAAGGTTTAACATAGCTTGATCAAAAATGTTGATAACTATTATAAAATTTaatgcaaaaattttcaagGATATCATATATGGTGAAAATTATTGGTGGACATAAactttaaaatggtaaaattttccaaggatatcATACACTAAACATTAGTAGAACATGACAAGCATCATGCTCGCTGTACCATTTCAGTCACACTAGCAACAAGTTTGGAAACAGCTAAAGAAATGTATTGGTGAAGTTACGCAGCAAATTCCATCAAAATGAATCTTTGTCCCTCAGTAAAGGTACTATGGatcttgtaatctttcttttcacTCCTATCTGCAAAACATTTGAATAGCATTTGGAGCCATTTGTATCAATGGGCATGTATGCTGTTTATCTGTAAGTCGGCCTGTCCTCTGTAAACACTCAAGAAATTCTGCATGGCTGTCCTCAGTATCTGCTGTGAAAAAGTATCATGGGTTGAAAGtaggattttattcaaatgaacttgCTAGTTCTGCAATTATGCAAATGGTTTTCGAAAATGtgacaaatgcaaaaaaaaaattgaaaactcatAAAAACTTTTGCAATAGGTCTGGTATGTATGTGGTCCATGTATGCCTAGGATGACCAAActcaggtttgttcaaattagcATGAAAGTAGTATATAATCTGGGAGGACCTAActcaggtttgttcaaattagcATGAAATTTGTATATATCTGGGATGACTTACTCGGGTTTTTCAAATTAGCATGAAATGATATGTCTGGAAGGACCCAActcaggtttgttcaaattagcATGAAATTAATAtgtataaatttttaaaaatctttttcttaTTTGTTGTAAGAAACCTTTAAACCCTTCTCTGAaaccatgtttttgaaccataactcaataaCCCTGAACCCATTTCGTTCGATGTTGGTACACTGATAAAGTGCTATAACattatatgcacgtcaatttattttgtgatacgatccaatatggccgccgggcagccatattgaaattacATCATTCAAATTGGGTCACACTATTATAGAATTATCTATAGCATATCTATATTATGATTTTTGGTTAAAGTTTTCCTAGAAAATGCTTGCCTTTAAGTAaatgttgtcaattttggttTCAAGATTTGTTAGGATGACCTTTATCAGATTTATCATGATAGTCatgaaatttgcgtatttcattATTTCTGAGGGTGCCCCCATCCTGACTcaacttttttccaatattaCTTTGGTCAAATAATGATGAATTAGCATTTTCTCCATTATTGGTGGCACTAATCTTCTCATAAATAACTTAACTATACTTTCAATGTGGTTTTGGTGTATAACTGGGAATGCTCCCAGATTCTATGAAATTTATAAAACAATTTGAATTGACTGTGGACAGATGGATGAGATAGGTAGTATTGTTTGGATGAAAATTATTATTCAGAGCTACATTCCTTTTGATGTAGTACACATGTGTAATTATGGTATAAATGCATACCTCATGATCAGTGTGatcttataaaacttcataattGTGGTCTTTGCAGTCACTGTTCATCAAGTACCACAGTAGGTGCCAGTTGCATCATGAAAAGCAAAGTGCAAATTATCTCTTATATTTGACCATGACGCTTTGCAATATTATCTTGCTATTATTAATTTCACAGAACAAAGTAATTGTTTCCAACGATGCCAATGAAGGGTAGATATAATGCTTTCATACAGATGTTTCATGTTTATGGCATGGCATGGCCATCATTAAATTCTTTTTAAGGTATTAAATTGTTACCACCAATGTTTATGGCATGGCATGGCCATCATTAAATTCTTTTTAAGGTATTAAATTGTTACCACCAATCATTGAGCTACatttccaaaataactgcatctATAATGAAGTCGTGtgaattttgtgttttgaaGTAGAGTGAATGTGGTATTTTGCAATCAGCAGAGGAATATATATGCAGATTATCATCATTGCAGAATATCAGACAAAGAATAGAGACCAAATGAGTGAAAGACACTGTAGGAAtccatattatatatatttcagtGCGTGATAGAAAGGCCACCAGTGGATTCTTTAAACACGAGAACATATATGTACGGGCAATTCAGAAAAAATAGTAATTCTGGCAGCATTATTACAAGATATGTTTTGTAAGTCAATGGAAATCGACTGTAAAGGAGACCATATGTAACATGCATACTGTAGGCTCAAAGTTAAGAAACAACAGATAAAGTAATAGTTTAGGTGTGTATACATGCTGGTACTGCTCTGCATGTACACTTTTTGTAAATCTTGCATCGTAATTTGTTTTTCCCTGTCCTGGTTTCTTACAGGTTCCATTGAAACTGTGCCCTGCAACAGGTGGCCATGACAATCATAATCCGACTTCAGGGTCTTCCATGGGCTGCAAGTGCTCTCGACATCAGGCACTATTTCAAAGGGTTGACTATCCCAGATGGAGGAGTACACATTGTTGGGGGTGAGAGTGGTGATGCCTTCATCGCATTTGGAGGAGATGAAGATGCCAGGAAGGCAATGCTGTTGACTAGCCAGCCGCTGTGTGGTAAGAAGGTCACCCTGATGCTGAGTAGTAAAGCTGAAATGCAAAATGTCATTGCAGCGAGCAGAGCTGCTCAAGCCAGAAAGCGTGGAGATCCTTTCGAAGGAGCTGTTGAAGCTGCAAATAGCATAAATATGCCGCCTGTACCGGATGAAAGAAGCTATGAGAGAGCAAAAGTACCAACTATACCACCTGTAACAGATGACAGAGGTTATGATAGACCAAAACTTGGTATGTCCTTACCCCAAGAGGCAGGACTTAGCTCCAGTCACCCTGGGTATCCCCATCCAAGTGGACGCCACCCAACTGATCTGCTTTCTCCGACAACACCATATGATGCGGGGAGATCAGATCCAAGTCTGTACGGAAGACCTGATGACCCACCATATCTGCACCGAGGACTTGAACCACCCCATGGGCATGAACCATCACGAGGACATGAACCACCTCGCGGACATGAGCCGTCTCGTGGATTTGAAGCACCTCATATGCGAGAACCCTCTCATCTTCATGAACCACTTCATGCTCTTGATCCTCTCCGAAGACATGAAACCCATCATGGGCATGACAGATCTGTCTTCAGCAAAACAGGACACGATCCAATACAACAAGGGTTTCCTTATGATCAAAGAGAGGGCAGAGCAGATCAACCAGGGTTTCCATATGATCAGAGAGAATTGGAAAAAGATCCTATGATGGGGCGAGTTCCCGAAGTTTCTCACATGGGAAGAATGGGAGAAGCTCAAGTCAGAGAGCCATCTCAGCAAAGACATGGAGCATATCATGCAGAGAGATCTCATGACCATCCACAAAGGAGAGATTCAGAACCACACATTAGTCAAAATATGCCGGGAGAACAGACATTTCGCaatggcagatttgaaagatcCTTTTCTGAAGATCCATATCTTGGTAGACGGCTTGATGACACTATTCCACCCGGTGGTAGGCCAGATGAAACACAGTTTCGAGGAAGTCAAAGGTACGATGATCGTCTTGATACCGAATCTCATAGCCGCCCATTTGATCATGACAGACGTAAAGGAAGCCAAGATGGCAGATACGGTGAAGTCCCAAATTTTGACCAGGATAGACGAGAAAGTCAGTACAGAAACACATCTTCAAGATATAGTGAAGATCGTCAGCGTGGCCATGATGTAAGAGAACGTCTTGATCAACCCAGCAGGCATCCAGAAAGACCATTTAGTGGTGACAGACACGGAAGACAACAATATGGAAATCCTGACCAACCGCCATTCTCACACGGGATGCGGACTGATGCACCAGTCACCAGTGTGATATTGAAAGGCCTTCCGTACACAGTAACTGAAGAAGATATAGTACATTTTTTGGCTGGCCTGGAGATAGAACGTGGTGGTATTCAAATTGGAATGGATAGAACTGGAAAGACAACTGGAGATGCCCTTGTTAAGCTGGCCAATCACAGTGATTTTGAAGAGGCCTTAAAACGAAACAGACGGTATATTGGTCCAAGATATATCAATGTACAACCTTGCAGTGAAAGGGACTGGGCTATGATGTCTGACAACCCAAACAGACGACATGAACCCTACTTGGGTTCCAAAGATGGCCCTCCATACATGTCTCACAACATGCGAGAACCTAGACGAGCGAGATCCAGATCACCAGTTAGAGATACTCTATGTATATCGTTACGAGGACTGCCATTCCACACAGAAAAGAAACACATTCTGGAGTTCTTTAAAGGCATTGAAATCAAGGAGGAAGACATCTATCTTGAATTGAATGAGAGAGGACAGGCCAGAGGAAGTGGGTACGTTGAGTTTAAAAGCATCCATGAGTACAGAAAAGCGCTTGAAAGAAATAGACAATACATCGGTCCACGATACATTACTGTTATCAGCATCAGCAGAGAAGAATTTCAGTCGAGAATAAAAGATCTTGGAAAGTGGATGAGCGAAACCTTGACAGCAGCACAACCCAAAAAGGAACCAGAAGATGTGAacacaaaagaaaaagaaagtattGCTAAAGATGATGCTCCGAGCAAAAATAATGAAGAAGAGAAGAAAACTGATGAACTTACCACAGAAGATACGTGCATTCACATGCAGAATGTGCCGTATGCAGCAAGTACTGCTGACATATTGGAGTTTTTATCTGGCATTCCTGTCCCCAAACACAACATTTTCAGAATATACAATGACAAAGGACAAACTACTGGGGAGGTCTTCATTGAGTTCTACAGTCTTGAGTTTGCAAAGAAAGCTGAAGATAGGAAGAATGGAAACATACGCGAAAGGACCATCTATGTGGACAGGGTCAAGAAATCGTTCATGGAAAAACGGCTAAAGGAAAATGAAGCCATGGCAAAGCTGGCACATGAGAAGAGAGCTGCAGCAGCTGCTGCAGCAGCCAATGCAGGACAACCTCCATTGCTTGCTACTCCTCCTCTACCACCACGATTGGTCAATGACATGAGAAGAAGAGATTGGCCGAGACCAATGGGCATGATGGGAATGAGAGACCAGCAAAGAGAGGGTGGGTATGGTTATGATAGCAAGCATGATGAACTGCCAACAGGTGTAGAGAATTTAGGAGCTAGGTCCTGTGTGGTAGGAGCTACTAATCTTCCTTACAGAGCAACCATTCCAGAAATCATGGATTTCTTCCGCGGATATGGGGCATTGCAAGATTCAATCCGGATTCACTTCAATGATTCAGGCCAACCAACAGGAGATGCTCTAGTAGCCTTTGAGACACAACAACAGGCTGTCAGAGCATTAAGAGAGCTTCACAACAAAGTCATGGGATCAAGAAGGGTACAGCTGTACCTAGCCTAAACAGGTACATTTAACACATGGCCAGATGAAGCTGTGTTGTCATCAGTGAATATGTCTATCTGGAGATGTAACATGATTTTGTCTGgccattttaaagaaaagttatGCAACCTTTCCGGCCCTTTTTATCCCACTGATTTCAGTTTTCCTAAGGGTCATAGCAATATGTCACTCTTATACCTGCCTGGTTTATCATGCTTGGTATCTCTACCTTCTGTAGCAACATTAAACATAGATTTCATCACAggttaaaaaaatcattcaagATCTCTCTTTCTGACATACTTTTGCTTGCACTAATACCAAAATGCCTGCCTTCAAAAGCAAGTGTGCAATTTAGATATGacattttgccattttaatTCATGCCTCAACCATAAAGCATCTCATACAGCATTTCAGAATGCTGTTCGTAGACTTTGTAGCTAGATTACACTCAGTTTCAAGGAACCATTGATTTTAAAGGATGATGGAATCGTGAATTATGAAAGAAGGGTTTTGTAGCCTTAAGTTAGCGAGTTCTTTTCTATTACAAAATACTTTACTTGTTTTCAGGTAAAAAAAAGAGAGTGTCAACATCCTTAAACAACACCAAAGATATTTTGCACTCCTTACTTTTTTTGGAGTTACTATGTATAATGATGCATTTAGTGTAGAAACAGAGAGAACAAATGCTGATATGTTAACCCTTATGAGCGTcatagtcaatttttgttgcctttataaaatattcccagtcaattttttttttcagattgttgctaaaattttgataaaaaactgcaggcaatgaaatatgatatccatttgatcgaaaattatcaaaaaaattacagaaaaattcaggaaaattggtaaaatgttgcactgaaattctGATTTGGAAAAGTTAccgcactcaaagggttaatacacaAAAATTGTAAAGTTTACGGGGCAAGAACAGTGCTTAGACTGAGGTAAATCCATACAAATCTATGTGTCTTAAGAGGGCCATACTACTTCTTGGCATTCTTCAACTTTTTTTTTggctgattttttcaaaagggTCATATGTCAAGCATTATGTAAATTCCTCTCAAAAGTCAATTTAGACATGTGTAAATACTCCAAGATTTCTGGACAAAATTCATATCACAGGAATTTACCTGGAATTGTCGAAGAATATTTCTTGGATTATATTTGCTTTAATATACAGTAACATCAACTTCCGATGTGATTAAATTAAATCAAAACTCTGTTTTCAGATAATAACTTCAAGCAATCATAGTACTGAAATGTAGGATATAAGTTCCACTGGCTGTGACTTGTGATGCATTCATtgctattttttttctgtttgtaaaattcatGTTCTTGCTGTACTCAGAAGATCATGTCAAAATTCCAAACAGCCAACTTCTCGAGGTGACCTACAATGTTATCGTTATAGATGATATAATTTAT
Proteins encoded in this window:
- the LOC139148378 gene encoding RNA-binding protein 12-like isoform X1, with protein sequence MTIIIRLQGLPWAASALDIRHYFKGLTIPDGGVHIVGGESGDAFIAFGGDEDARKAMLLTSQPLCGKKVTLMLSSKAEMQNVIAASRAAQARKRGDPFEGAVEAANSINMPPVPDERSYERAKVPTIPPVTDDRGYDRPKLGMSLPQEAGLSSSHPGYPHPSGRHPTDLLSPTTPYDAGRSDPSLYGRPDDPPYLHRGLEPPHGHEPSRGHEPPRGHEPSRGFEAPHMREPSHLHEPLHALDPLRRHETHHGHDRSVFSKTGHDPIQQGFPYDQREGRADQPGFPYDQRELEKDPMMGRVPEVSHMGRMGEAQVREPSQQRHGAYHAERSHDHPQRRDSEPHISQNMPGEQTFRNGRFERSFSEDPYLGRRLDDTIPPGGRPDETQFRGSQRYDDRLDTESHSRPFDHDRRKGSQDGRYGEVPNFDQDRRESQYRNTSSRYSEDRQRGHDVRERLDQPSRHPERPFSGDRHGRQQYGNPDQPPFSHGMRTDAPVTSVILKGLPYTVTEEDIVHFLAGLEIERGGIQIGMDRTGKTTGDALVKLANHSDFEEALKRNRRYIGPRYINVQPCSERDWAMMSDNPNRRHEPYLGSKDGPPYMSHNMREPRRARSRSPVRDTLCISLRGLPFHTEKKHILEFFKGIEIKEEDIYLELNERGQARGSGYVEFKSIHEYRKALERNRQYIGPRYITVISISREEFQSRIKDLGKWMSETLTAAQPKKEPEDVNTKEKESIAKDDAPSKNNEEEKKTDELTTEDTCIHMQNVPYAASTADILEFLSGIPVPKHNIFRIYNDKGQTTGEVFIEFYSLEFAKKAEDRKNGNIRERTIYVDRVKKSFMEKRLKENEAMAKLAHEKRAAAAAAAANAGQPPLLATPPLPPRLVNDMRRRDWPRPMGMMGMRDQQREGGYGYDSKHDELPTGVENLGARSCVVGATNLPYRATIPEIMDFFRGYGALQDSIRIHFNDSGQPTGDALVAFETQQQAVRALRELHNKVMGSRRVQLYLA
- the LOC139148378 gene encoding RNA-binding protein 12-like isoform X2: MTIIIRLQGLPWAASALDIRHYFKGLTIPDGGVHIVGGESGDAFIAFGGDEDARKAMLLTSQPLCGKKVTLMLSSKAEMQNVIAASRAAQARKRGDPFEGAVEAANSINMPPVPDERSYERAKVPTIPPVTDDRGYDRPKLGMSLPQEAGLSSSHPGYPHPSGRHPTDLLSPTTPYDAGRSDPSLYGRPDDPPYLHRGLEPPHGHEPSRGHEPPRGHEPSRGFEAPHMREPSHLHEPLHALDPLRRHETHHGHDRSVFSKTGHDPIQQGFPYDQREGRADQPGFPYDQRELEKDPMMGRVPEVSHMGRMGEAQVREPSQQRHGAYHAERSHDHPQRRDSEPHISQNMPGEQTFRNGRFERSFSEDPYLGRRLDDTIPPGGRPDETQFRGSQRYDDRLDTESHSRPFDHDRRKGSQDGRYGEVPNFDQDRRESQYRNTSSRYSEDRQRGHDVRERLDQPSRHPERPFSGDRHGRQQYGNPDQPPFSHGMRTDAPVTSVILKGLPYTVTEEDIVHFLAGLEIERGGIQIGMDRTGKTTGDALVKLANHSDFEEALKRNRRYIGPRYINVQPCSERDWAMMSDNPNRRHEPYLGSKDGPPYMSHNMREPRRARSRSPVRDTLCISLRGLPFHTEKKHILEFFKGIEIKEEDIYLELNERGQARGSGYVEFKSIHEYRKALERNRQYIGPRYITVISISREEFQSRIKDLGKWMSETLTAAQPKKEPEDVNTKEKESIAKDDAPSKNNEEEKKTDELTTEDTCIHMQNVPYAASTADILEFLSGIPVPKHNIFRIYNDKGQTTGEVFIEFYSLEFAKKAEDRKNGNIRERTIYVDRVKKSFMEKRLKENEAMAKLAHEKRAAAAAAAANAGQPPLLATPPLPPRLVNDMRRRDWPRPMGMMGMRDQQREGARYSGYFR